A region of the Cannabis sativa cultivar Pink pepper isolate KNU-18-1 chromosome 3, ASM2916894v1, whole genome shotgun sequence genome:
TATAGTCTCTGCACGCCAGTCAGAAGCAGTAGGCTCATGATCCTCATTAATATTAAGTTTACCCAAATTAACAAATGGACTAAGCTCTGGAGATTGTGTTTCAAAATTGTGAAAATTTTCATCTTTCCATGAAATCAACCCTTCATCCTGCACTTCATTCTTCTCCTTGCTAAGAGACTGTACACAGACTTTAAAGGCTATCTTTGTATGATGATTATATCTAAAGCCACCTGAAGACATAATGCCTTGAGAATTTCCGAGGCTAATCTCCATATGAAAAGTTTCTGAATGTTGGGGCTCTGTGCTAGGGAACTTCAAATGTGCAATCCAAACTTTGGAAGCATTAGAATTATTTGTGGAAATCGGTTTCCAGACAAGATCGTTGCTTGTGCAAAATGAAGATTCAACAGTTACTGTAGTTGAGCTTACTCCTTCAACTACTTCACTAAAATAAAGAATAAGTGGAAATGTTTCTGAATCTGAATGGAGATTTTGAGACGAAGACACCGAAAAGCTAGCATGGCACCACTCTTTTGATAGAGAGACATCAGAACCATGAGTGGGCCAAGAAGAAATAAGTAAAGGAGAATCTATTTTCATCGTTTGATCAAGAAGCCAGAGATAATAAAACCAAGCACTCTGATCATCTGGGTCAGTAAAAATAGCTTGATGCACAAGCTCATATTCATCACTCAAAGCCTTCTCTTTCGGAAAGAACCCTTGAACCTTCTTTTCCAGCAAAGAAGAAAGAAGTAAACTGCATGTTTTCAATTAATTGAAAAACAGTTTTGTTGACATTTTACACAAAGAACTATAGGTGTATAATTTTTGTGCATGAAATACGCAAAAAGTGAACAACCCACACATTAAATATACTTGcatatcatttatttaaaaatgtaaCCTAAGTTGATGCTTGAAACACATAGCTCTTGAACCACCAAAACCAATGCCAGTATTTGACTAGAAGCATGACAGAAAGAATAGCATGATCTCAGCTTGCTCAATCAGACAAAATGTGGGATCGACATCAATCTTGTCAACTAAAGATTTTTATGTACATACCTGCGATTATGCCACGCTGAATAATTACTAAAATTGTGCTCTATCATATCAGTTGTATAATTCAATTCATCCTCCTCTGATCTCTTCATAAATGCTGCCACAAATCTAAGAAAATTTGTAATCAGTACACACACATTAAGAATTCAACAATTGCAGTAGATCTAAATGGGAGACCCCTAAAACTTCACCTCCTGTAATTCCAAGCATGGAAATTCCTGGCATCTGCTTTCTGGAATCGGTCCAGAAGCCGTAATTCATGATCTATTGAAGAATGGCCCTTGCTGAGCACCCATTTCCTATGATGCCAAGCACCATAAGACTTGAAATTCTGCCTCAATGCGCCCTCTACCTAAACAAAACCAACTCAAATCATCAAAAGTTGATTCTCAGCATTGGTTACTCAGAAACCTAACCTTGGCAACAGTTTCGCAGAAACACACCACCActaaaataacaacaataataacaatataatagAGTACCACTCTGAGTTCTTCATCAAGAACAGATTTGACCGAGTCAAGATCTAAGTCGGACTGAGTGAGTTTGTGCTGGACCGCGAGCTTTCTGTAATTCCAAGCCGTATAGGACTCAGGATTAATCTCAAGAAGCTTCGCATTCACATCTAGGGCTTCCTCACTGTAACTGAAACAGTTTCTTTCCAATGAAAAAACCAAACGACAAAACATATGCATAGATATGTACatctaaatatatacataatcaGAGTATTAGAGTAATAAAGAAAGAAATCGAATGGGAAGAAATGAAGAATAAACTTACTTGCGGTTATGGTGATTCGAAAGAAAGAGAGATTGGAGAGCTTGAAGCTTTTGAGCTTTGGCAGCAGAAGCAACTTCATCTTCTGGCTTTAAGGCTTTACGGGGGCGTCCGTGCATTTCTTCAGTGAGACAGAGATCTAAAGTCGTTCGAAAATCTTTGGCGATTGCTTCGGAGTATCGGGTGAAGACAGTGAATGAGTAAAGGCGCTGGGGAGTGAGACAGAGGACGAGAGAGAAGAGATGAGCAGATCAGAGACcgtggaactggaatgtggtgAAGACTGAAGAGTACAAAGAAAACAGGTTTCTTTTCGGGTACAACCAAAAGCATGATAACAGCGTGTGAAACCATCAGTCTACCCAATTAGGAGCCCTTCTCAATGTTTCGGTTTGGTAGCAAGAGATAGTAGTGGCATTCTCAATTTTATAAGATGTGTATAAGTTTcatcttatttttataatttggaTAATTATTATATGAGTTTCaatattagtaaaaaaaatttttttttgagtaaattaaaagttatataaattattttaatttttaaaataatttctcaaaagtCCTTTTGAGAGGCTACAAATGCTAACTGTTTTTCAAAAgtacttttaaattaaatattaaacactCGATATGTTAGTTAAGTAGTTTTAGTTAGTAGGACACGTGTCTTTTCTGTTAGTGAGTTCGTTGgatactaggggtgttcatccgatccaatccgcacttttttggtcaaacaacatccaatccgcactaagtgcggatttcatattttggatccaatccgatccgcatatgagtttaaatccaatccaatccgcaatagtgcggattggatcggatattttggatcggttacttttttaataataaattatttaatattgcatagaaaaaaaaattaaaaaaaagactattgtttcttaatctccaatactaatctattttcatctctatttatatatatacaagttaaaccaatatacataatatatcaatatatatacttatctttaaatttacactaaaatatatatgtatctaattactaaaataaataagctagtatatatatatatatatttaaactttatgtgtatgtgtctatgtgaataagaattatttttcttgtgttttttattacaaaataaataaa
Encoded here:
- the LOC115709174 gene encoding geranylgeranyl transferase type-2 subunit alpha 1 isoform X1, with amino-acid sequence MHGRPRKALKPEDEVASAAKAQKLQALQSLFLSNHHNRNYSEEALDVNAKLLEINPESYTAWNYRKLAVQHKLTQSDLDLDSVKSVLDEELRVVEGALRQNFKSYGAWHHRKWVLSKGHSSIDHELRLLDRFQKADARNFHAWNYRRFVAAFMKRSEEDELNYTTDMIEHNFSNYSAWHNRSLLLSSLLEKKVQGFFPKEKALSDEYELVHQAIFTDPDDQSAWFYYLWLLDQTMKIDSPLLISSWPTHGSDVSLSKEWCHASFSVSSSQNLHSDSETFPLILYFSEVVEGVSSTTVTVESSFCTSNDLVWKPISTNNSNASKVWIAHLKFPSTEPQHSETFHMEISLGNSQGIMSSGGFRYNHHTKIAFKVCVQSLSKEKNEVQDEGLISWKDENFHNFETQSPELSPFVNLGKLNINEDHEPTASDWRAETITNEIALFRELLSEITCKIGKLTLARLLKAHDALLSQSANKRVHSEESLALYTDLIELDPFHSLYYKDEYSLVLLEQVTSSWESLLRYCYHYRRDLTLSPLGNSVCLRLNNLSLSRIGSIEKLLWVQVLDLSHNQLQSIEGLEAMQLLSCLNLSYNNLRSFTTLAPLRPIKSLKVLDVSYNEIGSHSIDTTRYICPSPLSHTEENSWNSNEIVAGNDNVMKYWDAVLILKGLNLKQLDIKGNAIADEQFKSILGKSFPALKWLDGEVLH
- the LOC115709174 gene encoding geranylgeranyl transferase type-2 subunit alpha 1 isoform X2; the protein is MNYGFWTDSRKQMPGISMLGITGAFMKRSEEDELNYTTDMIEHNFSNYSAWHNRSLLLSSLLEKKVQGFFPKEKALSDEYELVHQAIFTDPDDQSAWFYYLWLLDQTMKIDSPLLISSWPTHGSDVSLSKEWCHASFSVSSSQNLHSDSETFPLILYFSEVVEGVSSTTVTVESSFCTSNDLVWKPISTNNSNASKVWIAHLKFPSTEPQHSETFHMEISLGNSQGIMSSGGFRYNHHTKIAFKVCVQSLSKEKNEVQDEGLISWKDENFHNFETQSPELSPFVNLGKLNINEDHEPTASDWRAETITNEIALFRELLSEITCKIGKLTLARLLKAHDALLSQSANKRVHSEESLALYTDLIELDPFHSLYYKDEYSLVLLEQVTSSWESLLRYCYHYRRDLTLSPLGNSVCLRLNNLSLSRIGSIEKLLWVQVLDLSHNQLQSIEGLEAMQLLSCLNLSYNNLRSFTTLAPLRPIKSLKVLDVSYNEIGSHSIDTTRYICPSPLSHTEENSWNSNEIVAGNDNVMKYWDAVLILKGLNLKQLDIKGNAIADEQFKSILGKSFPALKWLDGEVLH